AAAGGCTAAGGGTGTCTGGATGCAGCTGGACAGACCCCGGGATGTGGCTAGGCCAGCCTCCTGAGCAGTCATGACAAACAGCTGAACACTTGCATGGGCTTGCTGTCCTGCTGTGTGGAAATACATTAATTGCATTAGTATTTCCACTGGAAATTATAACTTAGATCCATTAACTTCAGCCAATTTCCTTACCCTGCGTCTGCTTAAAAGGACATCTCTGCTTTTTCCACTGCAGTGCCTTGTCAGTGCCACTGGAGCTAAATTTGTGGCAGGCTAGTCACATCCATGTGACACTTCAGAAGAGGCCACACATTACCTCCAcctcctgccttctcctcacTTCCCCCAGAGGTAGTCCAACTTCTGAGCTGCAGAAAAACATAAAGCCCTTTTTACGAACAAGTAAAgcagatcccaaaccccattACTAATTAGTAAAGATGTGCTGTAATTTAGATCACCTTGGATGGTCTTTAGGTCATTCACAGGTGTAAAGTCAGGAGGATTAAGGGCTTATAAAATTTGTCTGGTACGGCTGCTACCAATTCCAGCAAAAATAATGGAGCTAGCTTCTTGGGTTTCCTGCCACCACAAagtacacacatgcacacactcTCTATTTTATGAATGTTTACATACCCGAGCTGCCAGGAATCTCACTCCCGTTGCTTCCCACCACCTTAACACACTTTCCTGTATCTCTGTGAATTTGTTTTCTCACCGAGCAGCTGGTAATATCCCTTTTGCTTGGGAGCAGGCAGAGACCTGACTTCCTCGGGTGCCAGAAAAGCCTGGCAGAGGGCGCACCTACAAGCTGTGGTTTCCATCTCAAGCCATTTACACCTCCCAGTGGCTACCCAGAGATGTTCCATGGAAGAAGCGCAAGgccaaaataaaaagaagtatTAAAAAGTTACAGACAGGTGGGGAAAGGCCACGCTGACATCCGCCTACTCCCCCTGAAAGGCCACAGAGTCTGAGAAGGCGCCTGAAACAGAGGAAACATCTACACCCAcatgcagagagcagcagaaaggCACTTCCACACCTACACCTTCAGGGTCACAGCCAACAAAAATAGCATCAGACCCAAAAGACATGTATAGAAGAGTGACTACAGAAAGCCTTGGCTCATTTTACACCCCCAGCAAAAATAAAGTCAGGAGGTTTGTCCTTCCTCTGTTCCCACCCTCTGTACATAGGAGCACCCCTGCAGACAAGACGTGTCTGTTTACCTGAGGATTCCCATGGGAGCAGGGGAGTTAAATGCCCAACTCATCCAAAACTCACAGGGGAAAACGTTGCTTGTGGCAAAAGCACTTCCCTTTCCTACCTTGAAACTTTAGGAACTGAGTGTTAGGAGGGGGAATAAACCAAAACACCCCACCCCCACCCTGTTTTCAACAATTCAGGCTTTTTCGTACTCAAGTTCTTGCTCAGTAACTCTGACGCAAGCAGATCTGCAGGCTTCCGACTGCCAAATGGCTCCAGGTGAGGGGAAGTGCAGGTGTCTTAAGGTAGCAACCTTGTTCTTTTGCCACAGGAGCTGCACCATCATCAAATGTATTTGTGGCAAAGCTGGCACTTGGATTCAGTTTACACTCAGTGCTCAAGGTAACCTCTTATTACCCTGGCGGGGAGTTAAACCGGGCGAAGAGTGCAGCCAGCCCgtgacactgtccccagccttcAGCAGAGGCCAGCGTGTGAACCCATGCTCCGCGGCTCGGGGACAAGATAGTGCTGATTTGAACATCCCAGTGCCAAACTGGATCAGACCAAAGGTCTGTTGTGGCTTTCCTCTTACCTCTAAGAGCAGCCAATGCTtaagggagaaaatggggatgAGAGAGTGGTACTTTTGCTGTGCATTGTCCAGCAACAAGTTGCAGAGGTCTGCCTTTGCCTTTAGTAAACCTCCAGGGACTTTTCCTCCATAAATTTGTCGAATTGCTTTTTTGACCCAGTTTATACTTTTGACCTCTACAGCATCATGTGCCAACGAGCCCACAGTTTTATACACACATGCAATTGGAAAAAGCAATCCTTTAAATCTCCTGCCTTTATAATTTCATTTGCTGCCCCCTTCTTCCCCACCTTCTGGCCACTCTGGCCTGTTTCAGCTCTCGTGCATGAAAGTGGTTCTTAATTCCTCTGCTAAATGTGGGCACAGGTCTAATGCAGAATCTTATCCCTCTGTATTTAGTGACAAATTTAGCATCTGCTTGCATTTGACCCAGCGAAGGAGAGGGCTCCAAAAGTGGCTCCTGTGCTGAGGACAAGTTTGAGAAGGGCTTGGAAGGTTCtggacattttttcctgctccccAGGCCCAGCTGTAGTATCCCAGCTGGAATGTGCTGGGCCTGGATGGACTGAGTCACACAAGAAGGCTAGTGAGCATGGCACTGCATTCATTCACTTTTTCAGTAATCTTCTTTAATAATTGActttcatttattcatttacCTATCTTTATTCATTTGCATCTATCAAAGTTCTGGCACGGCTCTGGCGGGCGGTGTAAGGCTCCAATTTTTTCATTCCTCTGCTCGGTGTGAATTCATGCCCACACAAATTCCCACTCCGGCCCGGAGGGCTGTGACTTTTAGCCACGAGGTGGGGTGAGCAGCTAAATTCCTGAGCTGAGCGTGTGCGCAGGCAATGCAAGGCAGACCACCATGGAGTCGGGGTTTGCCGAGCTAAATCACtggaaaaaattccttctcGGCTTCAGCCTTTGCCACTTGATCCGCGGAAATGTGCAGTCTTAAACCCCAGGTTTCCAAAACAAATGCACACGGGACAAGCGAATAGCAGCAGGGGCAGCGGGCTGGGCTGGCGGAGGGGCTGCTGGCCCCGGGCTGGCCCCAATCCACTCCGAGATCAGCCCCATGCCGTGGTTGGACGACAGGAGGCACCGGGCAAAAACCAGGCTGGGAGCGACTCGGTAGTGAAAGAGTTATCTCGGCTGGCTCTCTCCGtaactcttggaaagtccccgaAATGACGTTTCTAACTAACAATTAAAATGGGTTTAATTATAGAGAGGCTTAGAGCCCTGGGAACAAGCACCATCTACAGAACGAGTAAACAACTGCAGAAAATAATAGGCTGTTTGCTCCCTGTCTACTCCTCACTTCTGGCCaaggtgagggaaaaaaaaagagactataaagagaaggaaattcGAGGAACCTGATTGCTCTCCttaaggaaataataataataatgatcattaaaaaaaaaaaaatctggaatagCCCGAGCCTGTGGGCATTTCTCTCGGTTGGTTATTTTGGTTGTTCTTGAAGaccagaggaggagaaaaaaatcagccGCCAGCGCAAAGTCCAGATGCCGCGACTCCAAAGCAAACAGAGGAGGAAGTGGATCATTTGTTTGAAGTTTCGGTGCGATGGCCGCTCGGGTCAGTGCTCTGCAGCCCAAGGCAGGGGTTTCTGTTCTCCCAGCCAAGGCGGagtgcagggaaggagcaagagcctgcagggctggggcagggccccCTCGCCCACCTGCGCAGGGAAGTGTGCTCAGATGCCATTGCTCAGCCTGGGATGAAACAGCGTCTGAAGTTACAGCTGGGGCTAAGGGGGATAACTGGGCAGAGACTGAGCACTGAGGCGCCCTGGTATTGACAAGCTTTCAACAGTTGGgctcattttaatttttatacaGAAACTGCCACCATTGTCCCCCTCATCTGTGCCATACCAAGATCAGTATGAATCATTGAATCATACTTTGTTTACTAAAACCTGGAACAGGTCACCTGCTTAGagacaatttcttttttcttttttttctttttttttttgagttttagAATGTTGAGTCCTGGGGACTGGAGGAAAAGGCAGGATTTATCCAACAGCCTTTTAAAGGCAAACACGCATTTTAACAACTTAAATTGCTGGGGATGTGAACTAtttccccttgcagagcctgCCAGGTTTCAGTAAAAGTTTGAAGGAAGGAGCAAGGCTCCgcgggaggggaggagggggcggcgggTGGCCAGCACAAAGCCCTCCGGGGCGCACGGACGCGGCCAGACGCGGCTCCGCGGGGTTTGGGTTTCCCGCTTGCCGCGGGAAGTGTCCGCGagccgcggagccgccgcccAGTGCGGCCGTTGGGCGCGCGCCCGCCGCTCCCCTCGCGCGGaccggagcggagcggagcgggacGGCCGCGCGCGCCGGCGGAGGGGAGCTCTCGCGCGGGCGCGTGCCGAGTGAAACGCGCGCACGCACGCGGACACAGGCGCACAACGTGGACGCACGCGGACAAGAGCGCGGGCACACGCGCACGGGGGCGCGAGCAGAAACGGACACGCGCGCACAGGCGCGCGGAGTCACTCGGTGCGGCCGCACAACCGCCCCCTCCGGCGCAGCGCGGCGCAGGGCagggcgggcccggcccggcccagcccagccacccACCCGCCGGCCGCTTCGCgttcttttcccccctccccccttccccttgtccctccccctctccttcctcccgAAAGTTTTTTTGGGCCTGCCCGCCCGGGTGATTCAGTCGCAGTGTCAATcaccctgccctcctcctcctcctcctctttcccgCCGCCGGCTCCTCCTCCGGGGGGTAAGTCACAAACTTTATAAGTTGAGCTTTCCGCGAGCCCCCTGGAAGCGGCGAGCGGGTGCGGCGGCCGGGCGGGCTGGTGGCGGTGTCGGCGGCGGGGGGAGGCTGCGAGCAGGGGCGCTGGAGGCTGTGCCTTACCCACGCCGTGACTCCTCGTGTCCAAGTGCCGCTGCCCCCTCGCTTCTCCCCTCGCTCGCCGAAGATGTCCACAGCCCTGGTGTCGCCCACCATCTTCGACTTGAGCGAAGTTTTATGCAAGGTAAGGGCGCCGGCGGGGGTTCTGCCGCCAACTTCGGGGCTTTTTAGGTTCCTTAGGGTTCGAGTTCGGGcttccctcttcccctcccccccACTTCGTTTTCTGGTTGTGAGCGAGTTCTGCGCCGGGACCGGAGGGCGCAGGGCGGGAACCGAGCGCGGCCACCCCGTTTCGGGACGCCGGGGTCTCTCCCGCCCGCGTTTCCCGCCTCGGTCGCTCCGGAGGAGGAAGGGTGGGGGAGCCGCCCGCGCTCCCGGCGGGCTCAGCCCCGGCGCCGAGCGGGGGGGCCGGATCCTTCCCGTGCCCCCGGGGCCGCCGCGCTTCAACACGCCCGGGCGCGGCGCGgagggcggcggcgctgccgcggggccgggcgggggacGAGCGGGCGGACGGgtgggctccctccccgggggGCTCGGCCGCTCCTCGCCGGCCGCGCTGCGGGAGCGGTTGGGCGGGCGCCGCGCCTCGCGCTGCCCTTCCCGCGCGCCGCCGTCCCCGGGGGCGCTCCCGGGGAAGCGCTCCCGTCGCGCGGGGCTTCGGGCGCCCCCCCGCGCCGCGCGCTCGGCTGGCCCCGGGAGCGCTCCGCGCCGCGGACTGGGGGGGGCGCGGCGGGGGGCCCGGCCCGCGCGtggggcagcggcggcggccgccAGATGCGGCTGCGGGGGAGCTGTCGGGGCAgggcggccgccgccgctccccgggCCCCCGCAGGCGGTGGGTGCCCCGCCGCGCTCTGGGCGCTGCGTGGGGATGTCGGAGGAGGTGGTAGCAGTAGCAGTGACGTGACCGGCTCTTGCTTTGTCCCCGCAGAGCAACAAGATGTTGAATTACAGCCCCTCGGGTGTCAGCGGGTGCCTGCTGGACAGGAAGGCGGTGGGCACCCCGGCGGGCGGGGGTTTCCCTAGGAGGCACTCTGTCACCCTGCCCAACTCCAAGTTCCACCAGaaccagctcctcagcagcctgAAAGGGGAGCCGGCTCCCATGCTGGGCCCCCGCGAAAGCCGCTTCCGGGACCGCTCCTTCTCCGAGGGTGGCGAGCGCCTACTGCAGCAAAAGCAGCCCGGGGGACAGGTCAACTCCAGCCGCTACAAGACGGAGCTGTGCCGCCCCTTCGAGGAGAACGGCGCCTGCAAGTACGGTGACAAGTGCCAGTTCGCCCACGGCATCCACGAGCTGCGGAGCCTCACCCGGCACCCCAAGTACAAGACCGAGCTGTGCCGCACTTTCCACACCATCGGCTTCTGTCCCTATGGGCCGCGCTGCCACTTCATCCACAACGCGGAGGAGCGCCGCGCCGTGGCGGGGAGCCGGGAGCCCGCCGTCACCGACAGACCCCgcctgcagcacagcttcagcttcGCCggcttccccagcactgctgccagcgGGCTGCTGGACAGCCCCACTTCCATCACACCGCCGCCCATGCTGAGCGCCGACGACCTGCTGGGCTCCCCTACCTTGCCTGACTGCGCCAGCAACCCTTTCACCTtctccagccaggagctggtCAGTCTCTTTGCCCCCAGCATGGGGGTGCAGGTGCCCAGCGGGAGCTCCCCCACCACCTTCTTGTTCAGGCCCATGTCCGAGTCCCCCAACATGTTTGACTCGCCACCCAGTCCTCAGGACTCCCTCTCTGACCAGGAGGGCTatctgagcagctccagcagcagccacagcggCTCAGATTCCCCTATCCTGGACACCTCAAGACGTCTTCCCATCTTCAGCAGACTCTCCATCTCCGACGACTAATCTGGGGTTATTCTTGCCCCTCCCCACCTCTATTACGATGTTAAGCTGAACTccccccaccttgtccccagtaGCCCAAGCTGGATGGTAACATGTCCACTTGCCTGCCTGATACCCACTGGCTTAAACCTTAAGTGCCAAAATTACGATAAGAAGCAATAACGTTTACAAAATTAGTGCCTTTTAACACTTTTCACTGTGACTGTATTacctctccagctgcagagggcaccagcagctctgtgcactTCCAGATGTGCAGGAAGTGTCCGAATCCGGCTCCCTCCACTGGCCACGTACTGCATCGccctctcccagtcccttcccGACTGGCCAGTTTCTGCTAGGCTGCAGGCATGTGGGCAACTGTTAACATCCAGCCCTCTTTCTCCCCTCCCCTTAAAAGACTAAATCTTGCCTGGATCCGCTCAGGTCTGCGGGAAGAAAAGCTGAGAACGGACAAAGATTGTAGCATGAGTGGGACTTCGACTgggaggaagaaaacaaaagaaaagcaaaaaaacagaTGGACTATGAGAGACTTGATTTTGGTGCTAAAAGTTCCCCATGTATACATGTGACATcttaaaacaaataaagaaatagAGGGGTGGGGCTAACAGAAGTCATTCCACACACACAAGTTCGTGTAAACAAAAGTTCCAGTAGACATAGCTTTAATGGTTTTGCTCTAGAGTACTTTAGACCTATCTTAGAGCACTCACGCCaagctttttattatttttttctgggtttttaattttgtatAACTTTTCAGAAATTGGAGAGCAAATTTTGCTTGTCACTGCACAACAATATAAAAAGCTTATTTAACTTATCAAAACGTATTTATTGCCAAAacctttgctttttaattttgttcatATTTATCGGGATGATGAATCCATAGAATATATTCTTTTATGTTTAAATTATGATCTTCCATATTAATCTTAAGATTGTGAAgtgtcttttttcctttttttccccacagtttAATATATTATACTACAATGACATTTTTTGTAACTTTACactttttttggttattttattttaaaaaatgaaaaattaatttaaaaaaatgcaaaaactgTGTTTGGATTATTTATTTTAGAACTCCCTCCCCCTTTTTTTGTGTTGGACTGCAAATGGAGTTGTTGTGCAtctttgccttttctcttctccttctcttctcctctcccGGGTCTTGCCTACCTGGGCTTTAGAATGTACATACCTGAGCTCTGTTGCGAGACAACGTGGAAGGAAgacctttttcttcctcttattGTATAGATTCTTCAAGGAGAAAAGCCTTGGGCTCAAAGTGCCTATCTGAAGACATTCCAAATACAGTTTGTCTTTGCATTTCTGTATTCCAAGTTTGGAGTTTTCCTTGCCAAGGTGAATGGGACTGGCACAAAGAGAATAatgaatgtaatttttttttccccctgttacTGTTCGCTAcactgctttttcttcctctttgtgTGAGTTTATTTAAAAGAGAATCTCTTTTGTAATGACTGTTTGCAGTTTAAatcaataaaccccaagttttTTCAAGAAACTGACAGTGGAGCTGGTTTTACTTGGAAAAATTGAGGGGCTGGTTTTAGACAACCCCACAAATGCAGGTGCTTCCCTTCTCTTGACCCTTGAAGTGCCCGCAGTGTGCCCAGGCGTCCCTCCATCGTTCCTCACTGATGCAGCGGGTCAGCTGTGCGAGTGCTTGGGAGCAGATCAGTGGCAGCAAATACCTGGTGTGACCTACCCTGGTGGCCTCTAACCTTCTCGGTCTCTTGTGGAGTGCTCAAGTCATTCAGTCTGTTCCTGACAAGTTCTTTCTGACGAGCATGGCTTAAACCTGGGACTGGCTTTTGTTGCTTGTGTGTTTTGTGTGTTCCTGTATAGCTGCTTTCTCTTCAGGGAGGGCTTATGTGTGTTTTGAGTGAGGCTAAAGTGGGATGTCGAAGTGTTAGAGGTACTCCAAATCTCAGTCCTGGCTTCTTGGTGGTACTGGTCTGCTTCCACA
The Agelaius phoeniceus isolate bAgePho1 chromosome 6, bAgePho1.hap1, whole genome shotgun sequence DNA segment above includes these coding regions:
- the ZFP36L1 gene encoding mRNA decay activator protein ZFP36L1, with the translated sequence MSTALVSPTIFDLSEVLCKSNKMLNYSPSGVSGCLLDRKAVGTPAGGGFPRRHSVTLPNSKFHQNQLLSSLKGEPAPMLGPRESRFRDRSFSEGGERLLQQKQPGGQVNSSRYKTELCRPFEENGACKYGDKCQFAHGIHELRSLTRHPKYKTELCRTFHTIGFCPYGPRCHFIHNAEERRAVAGSREPAVTDRPRLQHSFSFAGFPSTAASGLLDSPTSITPPPMLSADDLLGSPTLPDCASNPFTFSSQELVSLFAPSMGVQVPSGSSPTTFLFRPMSESPNMFDSPPSPQDSLSDQEGYLSSSSSSHSGSDSPILDTSRRLPIFSRLSISDD